Part of the Streptomyces showdoensis genome is shown below.
AGGGCGGTGGAGGCGCCGAAGGAGTTGCCCGCGACGAACGCGGGCGCGAAGCCCAGCGCCTCCATCAGCGCGGCCAGGTCGTCCTCGTCCTCGCGCCGCGAGCCCTGTCCGGCCGGCCGCTCGCTCGCGCTGTGCCCGCGGCGGTCGTAGACGAGCACCCGGTGGCGCAGGGCGAGCCCGTGGACGACCTGGTCCCAGTTGTGGTGGTCGCCCCAGGAGCCGTGCACCAGGACCAGCGGGGCACCGTCGCCGCCGGCCTCGTAGAACAGGCGTGCCCCGTCGACCTCGACCTCTGCCATCCGCTGCTCCCTGCGACGGCCCGATCCGGCCCGGTGGGACCCGACCCGGCTCGGTCCGGTCCAGGGCTCCATTGTCCGGCGGACGTACGGCTCCGGGGCGGGAGAACGCGCGGGGCGTGCGGGTGGCAGACTCCGCCCATGGGGTTCGAACTTCTCGCGGCGACCGGTGTGCTGGCGCTTCTGACCATGGTCCCGGGACCGGACATGGCGATCGTGACCCGCAGGGCCGTGGCCGCCGGCCGGCGGGACGGGCTGCTGACCGTCGGCGGGATCGTCGGCGGGCTGCTGGTCTGGGGCGTGCTGGCGGTGGCCGGGCTGGCCGCCGTCCTGGCGGCTTCGGCCGTCGCGTACACCGTGGTGAAGCTGGTCGGCGCGGCCTACCTGGTCTTCCTCGGTGCGCAGGCGCTGTGGCGGACCAGGCGCGGTGGGGCGGCGGCGCCCGTGGACGCGCCGCCGCCCGCCGGGAACCCGTGGCGGACCGGTCTGGTGGGCAACCTGCTCAACCCGAAGATCGCGGTCTTCTACACCGGCCTGCTGCCGACCCTCGCCCCGTCCGGGCTCTCCCCGCACACCGGGATGGCCCTGCTGGTGCTGGTCCACGCGGCGCTCACGGTCGTCTGGCTCTCCGGCTACGTGCTGCTGCTCGCCGGGGCCCGCTCCTTCTTCGCCCGGCCCGCCGTGCGGGGCGCGATGGAGCGGGTCACCGGTGTGGTGCTCATCGGCTTCGGGGTGAAGGTCGCGACGGCGGCCTCCTAGCGTGCCGCCCGGGCCCGGGCGGCACGCGGTCAGGTCCCCCAGGCCTCGAACTCGTAGATCCGGGCGGCCGGATCGGTGGTCTGCGTGGGCGCCGTGACCACCAGCCGGACGTACCGGGCGGACAGGGCCACCGGGTGGGTCGTGGTCGCCGCCGTGTTGCCGCTGACGGTCACGGCGGTGGTCCAGGCGGCGGTGGTGCTGTCGCGGACCTCCACCCGGAAGTCCCGGGTGTTCCAGCTCGCGCTCTCGCCGCCGGCCGCCGCGTGCTTCACCACGAAGCGGTTCAGCGGCCGGGACGAACCGAGGTCCACCTCCAGCCACTTGGCCGAGGTGGTCGCGCACCACTTGTCGGCGTTGCCGCCCGAGACGCTGCCGTTGACCGCCTTGGCGGGGGCCTCCGAGGCGTTGCACTGACCGGAGGCCGTCGCGGGCCGGTTCAGCGCCAGGTTGCTCTCGGTGGTCGCGGACCAGGTGACCGTGGTGCTCGCGGCGGGGGAGCGGCCGAACTCGGTGGAGACGGCCTCGACGTCGAGCGTCGTCGAGGTCTCGGTGCCGGCCCGGTCCAGCTTCGGTACGAAGTAGCTGTCGTTGGGCGTGGCGCCCAGGAAGGTGCGGCCGCCGTCGGCGTTGCGGCGGTACACCTCGTAGTGATGGACCTCGCCGGAGGCCGAGGCGGTCCAGCCGAGCCGGAGCGACTTGCTCGCGCCACCGGTGTCCGTCGTGCCGAGGACGGTGGGCGCCGTCGGTGCGGACGGGGCGTCCACCGCGCCGTCGTACAGGGCGATCCGGCCCACCTTGATGTCGTACGAGGAGGTCGTCCCGGTCGTCTCCAGGCCGAGCTGCGCGACCGTCTTCCCGGCGTACGCGGAGAGGTCGAGCGTCTTGTGCTCCCATCCCGTGCCGGTGGTGGCGCCGAGGTCCAGCGTGGTGAAGGTGGTGGGGGCGTCGGTGAAGGAGACGGCCGCCTTCAGCCGGGTGGGCCCGGCGGCGGGGGTCTTCACCACCACCGACAGCTTGGTGTCGGCCGCCACGGGCAGCTTCGTCTGGTACAGCCGTACGGTGTTCACGGCGTCGAGCGTGCCGGTCAGGCGCAGGGCCGAGCCGCCCTCGTAGGCGTCGGTGTAGTCGATCGACGG
Proteins encoded:
- a CDS encoding LysE family translocator, producing MGFELLAATGVLALLTMVPGPDMAIVTRRAVAAGRRDGLLTVGGIVGGLLVWGVLAVAGLAAVLAASAVAYTVVKLVGAAYLVFLGAQALWRTRRGGAAAPVDAPPPAGNPWRTGLVGNLLNPKIAVFYTGLLPTLAPSGLSPHTGMALLVLVHAALTVVWLSGYVLLLAGARSFFARPAVRGAMERVTGVVLIGFGVKVATAAS
- a CDS encoding GH85 family endohexosaminidase C-terminal domain-containing protein, giving the protein MERERPELLPHLARGSGAASTSCQRIDTESNGYGTSVDWNALFPAGQAAHHSLGLYRPEWTWKSAATGPTHGPRARYWVGANGDPSRHTTTLSWKGLAQYVAESSPVTAKPFVTHFDAGQGDFYHSGGTRVSGAAWNNLSLQDVPPTYRWLVTSTGTKLKPSIDYTDAYEGGSALRLTGTLDAVNTVRLYQTKLPVAADTKLSVVVKTPAAGPTRLKAAVSFTDAPTTFTTLDLGATTGTGWEHKTLDLSAYAGKTVAQLGLETTGTTSSYDIKVGRIALYDGAVDAPSAPTAPTVLGTTDTGGASKSLRLGWTASASGEVHHYEVYRRNADGGRTFLGATPNDSYFVPKLDRAGTETSTTLDVEAVSTEFGRSPAASTTVTWSATTESNLALNRPATASGQCNASEAPAKAVNGSVSGGNADKWCATTSAKWLEVDLGSSRPLNRFVVKHAAAGGESASWNTRDFRVEVRDSTTAAWTTAVTVSGNTAATTTHPVALSARYVRLVVTAPTQTTDPAARIYEFEAWGT